The Natranaerobius trueperi region TTTGAGCTCCACCATTTTTTTGGGAGTACACATAATTTTGTGTAAATGGATAATCCTATCAATTTAAAGGAGGTTACCATTTATGCGAAATAATCAAGACACATTAGCAAAAGAATTAGCTAAGAACTGTAATAGCATTAAAGATGTACAAGATAAGTTAAAGGACGTGTTTAGTGATACTTTACAGGAAATGTTCAAGTAAATTCCTGTAATAGTCGCAATGGCACCAGTTCTAAACAAGTCAAGACTAAATTTGGTCAGTCTGAAATAAGCATTCCTAGAGATCGTAACGGTAAATTTGATCCTCGAGTATTAGGTAAATACGAACCAAGCACCAATGATTTTGAAGATAAAATTATGGAAGAAAAGCTACTAAAACCAAAACAGCTTATTCAACTGATGAAGCTTTACTAAAAGTAATAAACCTGGCAACTATGGATCCCACTAAGAAATGGAACTCTAATTGGAAGAGTTGTATCTCACAACTCACTATCCATTTCGAAGGTCGACTCAAACCAGAATTACCATATTGAGGTATAAATCTAATCTTGACCTGAGAAAATAGGGATGAAACTAGTTAGTAAATTTATTAAGAGAGATACTATTTACACAACATTCAGGACATCCTCGGCTAAAGCTGATGCCTAGCAATCTTAATTCTCGTTTTGTTTCTATTATTACTGTTTTTTTGATTCTTGGTTAATTGCTTTCTGATGTCGTCACTAACTCATGACTAAAGTTATTAAGTGCGTTACGACTCTTTCAAAAAGATTATGCGGATGTTTCTGATTCTTTATCAGAGATTACATTTGCTTCACCCGACGCTACTAATGCATGTCTAGTTCCTAAGGGTCCAGTCAGTTCAGCTAAGGTTACATTTGCTAATACTAAGACAGTTAATACAGATGCCACCTCTGGAAATCTTTCTTGTATAATCATAAGCAATCCAATTGTTACACCAGCTTTAGAGAGCATGGCAAATCCTAAATACTTTTGTATATTTTTATTTGCTCCATACATTCTAGCACCTATAAAAGCACCACCAACTTTTCCAACCGCTCTTGTCAAGAAAAGGATAAGCGCTGGCACCCAGTTGTTTGCTAAAACCTCTAAATCAAGCGTAGCTCCTGTTAAAGTAAAGAACATTATATAAACTGGAAGTTCAATTTCTTCAAAACGTTGAATAACTTTTGGATTTTCATATAAATTAGCTACTACAAAACCAGTGACCATATTAGTTAATAGTGGTGAAAGTCCTAAACTAGAAGAAGCTCCACTATTTAGTAAAGCTAGTCCTATTAGGATTACTAAAGTTTGATATTTATCTTGATTGTACAAAAATTTATTAAGTACAATTATAAATAAAATAGCAGTTAGTAGTCCAAGTAAACTTGAAAAAATCACCTCACCAAAAGGCTCTAAAAAAGTGTACCAGGTAAGGGGATCTCCTTGAAACATAAGCCCTACAATGGCCACAACAATACCAAATACTACTACTGTAAGAGCATCGTCTACAGCTACCACTCCTAATATCGCTTTAGTCAAAGGCCCATTAGCTTTATATTCTCTAATGACTGCAACAGGTGAAGCTGGTGCTGTAGCAGGTGATAAGGCGCCTAATAATAAACTTACTGGTAAAGAAAAGTCCATAACATAATACATAACTAAAAAGACCGATAAGAAAGCACCAATGAATTGTACTATAGTTATCCCAAATATAGATTTTGCCATTCCCCGAATTTTATCAAGTTCTAGTTCACTCCCGATCATTAATGCTATCATACCTAATCCCAATACTTTGACAACTTCTAGTTCATTGTTTAGTTCTTCTGGGATAATATTTAAAACTGATGGACCTAATATTAAACCGATAATGATGTATCCTACTACCATAGGAAAACTAAACTTTTGAATAATGCGTCCTCCGCAAAGCCCTAATAGTAAAACAACTGCTATCCCTAGAGCTTGGGAGTCAATAGCAAGATTAAGATGCGAAAACACTTCCATAAAGGTTTATTCACTCCCTCTATAAATTAATTGTTTCTTTAACATACTTACTTGGTATAAAATTACTCATATTGAAATATATGTAATATAATGGTATCAGAAAATAGAGCACTTTTTCCTGGATGGTTGATATGAATTCTTAACTACTTGTCTTTTTTTATGATCTCTAGCCAACTTAAAAAGTTTTTCTAATATTTTAAAAAGATGATTGGTTATGAAAACTCTACACCTAGAAAATCCAAAGTTCTTGCTAAATGTACTTCTTTTTCAATATCTACTCCAATAATCAAAGTGATTCTTTTTTCGTTTTAGATACACTTCATAATAAGTACCTCCTCTGCTATTTTGATTAAGGGTCGTCACTAGCTAGCGACACCTCGTATAATAGCAGGAGGTACTTTTTTTATTAATCCTCATTTTTAATTAATTACAGGGATGAATTATTCTTCATATTTAGAAGTTTGAGCTAAACCGGTTACATTGTCAATCGGAAAGCTGAAGTGAATTCCAACTCCCGGTTCATTGAAATCAACAATTTCTCCCTGAAGTAATTCTAAAGCTCTTTCTAACTTTTGTTCACTGTCAATTACAGATAGTATTACTTTATTATGATTCCTACATTGATTAAAAATCAATTGACGAATTCCACCTACCGTGGGTAACTTATTATGACAATATAGCACACTCCCCATTCCATTAGAGTCTATAATGGTACCCCCCGGGATTTCATTTTCTAAAAAACTTTCTAAAATTTCGTCTAAATATTCTTCTTTGTTCAATATAATAACTAATAAATAAATTTTCGACACCTCCATTTATGAAATAAAAGTTTTTATATAACTTACTTATACAAAAGGAACCAATCTCCTCCTACAGTTTATAAAAATTATAATAACCGAAATGTACTGATTAATGTTTTTGGCTTGCCCTATCCAACAAGGGAACTATCATTATACTATTCTAGCTTTTTGATAGATTGCTACCTTGTCTTGGTGGGCATTCGAGAACAAACTATTTCCCACCCATTTAATTTCTTATTAAACTTTATTAATTGACTTTAAAAAGCTTTGAATGCGTTTACAGTATTAGGGCGAAAAGCCCATGCTTTCAATCGTGGGATGAGAGCCTATCTTTTCAATAAAAAACAAAGTTTCGCTCATTCGCTTAGAAGAACTGTCAAATATCCGAAACACGGCAAGAACAAGCCGTAAAAACGAAAAGAACCTACATACATGGTAATTTTACCGGTTAGCATTATTTATTGAGTACAAAGCAAAACTAACAGGTATTAAAACCCACCGAGATTGGGTAGCAGGAATGAACATCATCCATGCACCTGTGATAGATGGAGTAGCATAAGCAAAAGTCTATCAGCCTATACTGCTATATGCACTGGTATGGGAAGGGTACTGGCATACCCTTAGCTTGGGAGCTGTCTAAAGCAGAAATGAATTAAGGATGCATAGCTACCCGAAAATCCCACGCATTCATGCGTGTGGGAGTGTCAACGTTCACTTCGCACTATAAGGAAAAATAAGCATAGTTGGCTTGATGGAAAGAACCTATCTATTTTGACATAAGTTGTAAAATACCAGTTAGCTTTACACTCTAATTGTCTTGAAAATTCTGACTAAGGTATATCTGATATTGCTTTGACTAGTTTATGATTCTTTTTCATACCATTTACATTTTTGTCTTCGCTGAAGTCTTTTCTGGCATCTAAGATCCTTTCGTGAAGTCTAGCAATCTTAATCCTCATTTTGTTTCTGTTGTTACTGCCTTTTTGTTTTTTGGCTAGTTTCCTTTGTAGTTTAGCTAATTTCCTTTCTTATTTGGACAGATTCTTTGGATTAAGTATCTTATTCCCATCGCTATCTATTAGAAAATCGCTTATACCCAGGTCAAAACCTATATTTTTATTCACCTTAACAAGTATACTTACAAAATATATCGACACTTACTCATGATTAAGCAACGTTAAAAACAACAAATTCCTCCCCGAAGGTTTTTTCAGTATATTTATAATACTTGAAAAAATGTGAAGTAGTGTTAAAATATATATTAGTGATTTTCTTAGAAAAACAGTCAAGAAGGAGGTATGGGGTTATATAGCGGTAAGAGAATTGTTTGAACTAAAACTTTTATATTACCAAATGATTTTAAGAAAATTAAAAACTAAGTTAAATCTAAAATCGAGGTGACCTAAATTGCCTTTAGAGGCAGAAAGTTTGGGAATTGCAGTAATATTGTTAGTTGGTTACGGATGTGGGAAATTAGTACAGAAGTTTAAACTTCCTATGGTAGTTGGTTATATTATCGGGGGACTTCTTTTGAGTCCTTCAATTTTAAATGTGATTTCGACTGAACTTAATCAGAGTTTACAAGTTTTGGAAACACTGGGACTAGGTATAGTTGCTTTATTTATTGGTAGTGAA contains the following coding sequences:
- a CDS encoding cation:proton antiporter, with the translated sequence MEVFSHLNLAIDSQALGIAVVLLLGLCGGRIIQKFSFPMVVGYIIIGLILGPSVLNIIPEELNNELEVVKVLGLGMIALMIGSELELDKIRGMAKSIFGITIVQFIGAFLSVFLVMYYVMDFSLPVSLLLGALSPATAPASPVAVIREYKANGPLTKAILGVVAVDDALTVVVFGIVVAIVGLMFQGDPLTWYTFLEPFGEVIFSSLLGLLTAILFIIVLNKFLYNQDKYQTLVILIGLALLNSGASSSLGLSPLLTNMVTGFVVANLYENPKVIQRFEEIELPVYIMFFTLTGATLDLEVLANNWVPALILFLTRAVGKVGGAFIGARMYGANKNIQKYLGFAMLSKAGVTIGLLMIIQERFPEVASVLTVLVLANVTLAELTGPLGTRHALVASGEANVISDKESETSA